In the Bacteroidales bacterium genome, one interval contains:
- a CDS encoding SDR family oxidoreductase, translating into MKRLENKSVVITGGAGGIGKATAKKMIKEGAKVLITDLDQEALKIVSEEINSADLFYIAADVTDENQVKNYAQKAKELFGHVDVFFNNAGIEGEVKPLEEYPLDVYHKIIEVNINGVYYGLRHMFPLMKEKGGSVIITSSVAGMAGTANVLPYVTSKHAIIGMMRSAALEGAPYKIRVNTINPSPVDNRMMRSLEEGFAPGEAKAAKEDFEKSIPLGRYATNDEIAELAVFLACDESSFITGTINPIDGGMTA; encoded by the coding sequence ATGAAACGACTTGAAAACAAATCGGTAGTAATAACAGGAGGAGCAGGTGGAATAGGTAAGGCTACCGCCAAAAAAATGATTAAAGAAGGGGCAAAGGTTTTAATTACCGACCTGGATCAAGAAGCGCTGAAGATAGTTTCAGAAGAAATAAATTCAGCTGATTTATTTTACATCGCAGCCGATGTTACGGATGAAAACCAGGTTAAGAACTATGCCCAGAAGGCAAAGGAACTTTTCGGACATGTTGATGTATTTTTCAATAATGCCGGGATTGAAGGTGAAGTGAAACCGCTGGAAGAATATCCCCTGGATGTATATCATAAAATTATTGAGGTGAATATAAACGGCGTTTATTATGGATTGCGTCATATGTTTCCTTTGATGAAGGAAAAGGGTGGGTCAGTGATTATAACCTCTTCGGTTGCAGGAATGGCCGGAACAGCAAATGTGCTGCCGTATGTAACAAGTAAGCATGCCATTATAGGTATGATGCGTTCGGCCGCACTGGAGGGTGCACCTTATAAAATCAGGGTAAATACAATTAATCCCTCCCCTGTGGACAACAGAATGATGCGCTCGCTGGAAGAAGGTTTTGCCCCGGGAGAAGCCAAGGCAGCGAAAGAAGATTTTGAGAAATCCATTCCACTTGGGCGCTATGCCACAAATGACGAAATTGCAGAATTAGCAGTATTTCTGGCCTGCGATGAAAGCAGTTTCATT
- a CDS encoding DUF1622 domain-containing protein has translation MITHLKTIFEYLYIVIGSFGVAIIVWGVVLTVYRLLKLEFSRVKQKSIYREREAMRHKFATYLLLALEFLIAADIIATVIHPEFEEIAILASTVAIRTVVSYFLEKEIEKFNTSEKMTPE, from the coding sequence ATGATAACTCATCTTAAAACAATTTTTGAGTATCTGTACATTGTCATTGGCAGCTTTGGTGTAGCAATAATTGTATGGGGAGTAGTATTAACCGTTTACAGGTTGTTGAAGCTGGAGTTCAGCAGGGTGAAACAGAAGTCAATATACCGTGAGAGGGAAGCGATGCGCCATAAGTTTGCTACTTATCTGTTACTCGCGTTGGAGTTTCTGATTGCGGCTGATATTATAGCAACAGTAATACATCCAGAATTTGAGGAGATTGCAATTCTAGCCAGCACCGTGGCTATCAGAACAGTGGTCAGTTACTTTCTGGAGAAAGAAATTGAGAAATTTAATACATCCGAAAAAATGACACCGGAATAA
- a CDS encoding YeeE/YedE family protein: MQVSETTQEAKEIAEVEDRRPLFFGLGFGILFGFLLHKGGATKYDVIVGQLLLTDFTVLQIMLSAVVVGMIGVYFMKSLGWIRLSLKSGSVGKNVLGALIFGVGFAVLGYCPGTIAGAIGNGYLDAIVGGLAGIILGTWIFAVMYPKLKDGILKKGDFGNITLPRLLKVNDWVVVVPAVVIIVLLLYWIEKAGY, encoded by the coding sequence ATGCAAGTTTCAGAAACAACCCAAGAGGCAAAGGAAATAGCAGAAGTTGAAGATAGAAGACCCTTATTCTTTGGTTTAGGTTTTGGTATCCTGTTCGGCTTTCTGCTGCATAAGGGCGGAGCTACCAAATACGATGTGATTGTAGGCCAATTGCTGCTCACCGACTTTACAGTTTTGCAAATTATGCTTTCGGCAGTTGTTGTAGGTATGATTGGGGTATATTTTATGAAATCGCTGGGCTGGATCAGGCTGTCGCTGAAGAGTGGCTCTGTGGGCAAAAATGTGCTTGGCGCCCTTATTTTTGGGGTGGGTTTTGCCGTGCTTGGCTATTGCCCCGGAACTATTGCCGGTGCCATTGGAAACGGGTATCTGGATGCCATAGTTGGTGGACTGGCCGGTATAATTCTGGGCACCTGGATTTTTGCTGTTATGTACCCCAAACTAAAAGATGGTATCTTGAAAAAAGGAGATTTCGGCAATATTACCCTTCCGCGTCTGTTAAAGGTGAACGATTGGGTGGTGGTTGTGCCTGCAGTTGTCATTATAGTGCTGTTACTGTATTGGATTGAGAAAGCTGGTTATTAA
- a CDS encoding YeeE/YedE family protein translates to METLTSVLSDTYWSPYVVGAGIGILSWLSFLISGKPIATSTTFARTGGMLENIITGGKADQRPYYKKIKLKLNWQWMLVIGVVLGSFLSAIISGDFQVGVWVPSLWDSAFGDSAVLRVLVAVAGGAILGFGARFAGGCTSGHGISGTLQLAVSSRVSAIFFFVGGIIAAHIIYYVIA, encoded by the coding sequence ATGGAAACACTTACTTCGGTTCTTTCAGATACCTACTGGTCGCCCTATGTAGTTGGCGCAGGCATTGGGATTTTGAGCTGGCTAAGTTTTTTAATATCGGGCAAACCCATTGCCACTTCCACCACTTTTGCCCGTACCGGGGGTATGCTTGAAAATATTATTACAGGAGGAAAAGCAGATCAAAGGCCCTACTATAAAAAGATTAAACTCAAGTTAAACTGGCAGTGGATGCTGGTTATAGGGGTTGTTTTAGGGTCATTCTTGTCAGCCATCATCTCAGGCGATTTTCAGGTGGGTGTGTGGGTGCCATCTCTCTGGGATTCTGCTTTTGGCGATAGCGCAGTCCTAAGGGTCCTTGTTGCTGTGGCCGGGGGTGCTATTCTAGGCTTCGGTGCGCGCTTTGCCGGTGGATGCACCAGTGGGCACGGTATTAGTGGCACACTCCAACTTGCCGTTTCGAGTCGGGTTTCGGCCATCTTCTTTTTTGTAGGCGGAATTATCGCTGCCCATATCATTTATTATGTAATTGCATAA
- a CDS encoding MBL fold metallo-hydrolase gives MLIKHFFINKIAHSSYILAGSDVCAVIDPQRDIDVYIDEARSLGVVITHILQTHLHADFVSGHMDLAEKTGAKIYVAKSAKCSFDHVALSEGDTIEIEDIVIKVLETPGHTPEHLCFVVVDTTRGEDPVCAFVGDTLFVGDVGRPDLFPDMAEELAGKLYHSLFDKILKLPDFCEVLPAHGAGSLCGRAMGAKWRSTIGYERKYNEVLQIRDKEEFIRSLTTDMPVAPDHFSRCSEINRRGPVLVSELPRMKELNAEAFKEMIDKEKIAIVDTRSYLAFGSQHIPGSWSLDINGNLPTFAGWVLPLKKDLLVVSDSFEEAEETNVWLRHVGQDRVVGYLDGGMAGWAVKGYITNHITVISAEDLHDKMNGSSKFVLLDVRASQEFEDSHIEGAINIPVADLREKHTELKKEDAIILICSSGNRSSLGVSILGQHGFTNLYNVAGGVTGYSAAGYTKQCNVCQVPHGSRFYSMIDEVKTHFKQ, from the coding sequence ATGCTGATTAAACATTTTTTTATCAACAAGATTGCGCACAGTTCATACATTCTGGCCGGATCAGATGTTTGTGCAGTTATTGACCCACAACGCGACATTGATGTTTACATAGATGAGGCGCGTTCGCTGGGAGTAGTAATCACCCATATCCTGCAAACCCATCTGCACGCCGATTTTGTTTCGGGGCATATGGACCTCGCAGAGAAAACAGGGGCTAAAATCTATGTGGCCAAATCGGCCAAATGCTCTTTTGATCATGTGGCGTTAAGCGAGGGTGACACCATAGAGATAGAAGACATCGTTATTAAAGTGCTGGAAACTCCCGGCCACACGCCTGAGCATCTGTGCTTTGTGGTGGTAGATACAACTCGCGGCGAAGACCCTGTATGTGCCTTTGTGGGCGACACCCTGTTTGTTGGCGATGTAGGGCGTCCCGACCTTTTCCCCGATATGGCCGAAGAACTTGCCGGTAAATTGTACCACAGCCTGTTTGATAAGATTTTAAAACTTCCCGACTTCTGCGAAGTACTGCCTGCTCATGGTGCCGGGTCCCTTTGCGGAAGGGCAATGGGTGCTAAATGGCGCTCAACCATCGGATATGAAAGAAAATACAACGAAGTATTGCAAATCAGGGATAAGGAGGAGTTCATCAGGTCGCTTACAACAGATATGCCCGTTGCCCCTGACCACTTCAGCCGTTGCAGCGAAATTAACAGAAGAGGGCCTGTACTGGTTTCAGAGCTACCCCGCATGAAAGAGCTTAATGCGGAAGCCTTCAAAGAAATGATTGATAAAGAAAAAATTGCGATTGTTGATACCCGCAGCTACCTTGCCTTTGGCAGCCAGCATATTCCCGGTTCGTGGAGCCTCGACATCAATGGTAACCTGCCCACATTTGCCGGATGGGTTCTGCCACTTAAAAAAGACTTGCTGGTGGTATCAGACAGTTTTGAAGAAGCTGAAGAAACCAATGTCTGGCTCAGGCATGTTGGTCAGGATCGTGTAGTGGGTTATCTGGATGGCGGTATGGCTGGGTGGGCAGTAAAAGGATATATAACCAACCATATTACCGTAATTTCAGCGGAAGATTTGCACGATAAAATGAATGGCTCGTCAAAATTTGTATTACTCGATGTGAGAGCCTCACAGGAGTTTGAAGACAGCCATATTGAAGGTGCCATTAATATTCCTGTGGCCGATTTGCGTGAAAAGCACACTGAACTAAAAAAGGAGGATGCCATTATTCTGATTTGCAGTTCGGGGAATCGAAGTAGCTTGGGAGTGAGTATTTTGGGGCAACACGGGTTTACCAACCTTTACAATGTTGCGGGAGGCGTGACTGGATATAGCGCAGCCGGATATACCAAACAGTGCAATGTTTGTCAGGTTCCACACGGCTCAAGGTTTTATTCAATGATAGATGAAGTGAAAACACATTTCAAACAATAA